In a single window of the Panulirus ornatus isolate Po-2019 chromosome 23, ASM3632096v1, whole genome shotgun sequence genome:
- the mtTFB2 gene encoding dimethyladenosine transferase 2, mitochondrial isoform X1: MVRFVYMLALRRLPQKCSSICPVPYLRHGGFRPLSPFGGKEQGTEASTAIEEPSSVDPVIRESKRKIHVRKEKSESIVSQTVLPPKLVTCEGDWSVNDNRKAKDTRVLIKDLKRNLRRNKSGSRWYLLDQDIAKKFVTHLNKGLKESDIIVESSPGPGVLTEILLTQTNNKVIAYEPQDILRSNLEKSLLPRYPSSLQIYDYDLEKFYAHYIIDRKEPEKSILEKFLKPMPIKGDGKDSPVKITGIIHDIKFFFRLILSFAFQCCFYEEIFPDLYLFIPKGIYNRIAFDSENFIFRNISVPFQFYFHLECLEVVSREGFYPPYTQHSKGKFAREKHMHLVKISPNEDIFKEVPKKELISFHYFMNTVSRIKRTETLIMCLEKWIPDCGPQLIKNGLHVFSHPRDLTKEQLLLAYSIFISLPSFEESVFHYQWRQYAARYGEKDEEVPQLNLTEGVSVMEDQELL; the protein is encoded by the exons ATGGTAAGGTTTGTCT ACATGTTAGCACTTAGAAGATTGCCACAGAAGTGCTCTTCAATATGTCCTGTACCCTACCTCCGTCATGGGGGGTTTAGGCCATTGTCACCTTTTGGGGGAAAAGAACAGGGAACTGAGGCAAGCACTGCCATAGAAGAGCCGTCTTCTGTTGATCCAGTAATTCgtgaaagtaaaagaaagattCATGTCAGAAAAGAGAAGTCTGAAAGTATTGTTAGCCAAACAGTCTTGCCCCCCAAATTGGTCACATGCGAAGGTGATTGGAGTGTAAATGACAACAGAAAAGCTAAGGACACAAGAGTCCTTATCAAAGATCTCAAGAGGAATCTAAGACGGAATAAAAGTGGGAGTCGATGGTACCTCTTGGATCAAGATATTGCAAAAAAGTTTGTAACACATCTAAATAAAGGCCTGAAGGAAAGTGATATTATTGTGGAATCTTCCCCTGGCCCTGGTGTGCTTACAGAGATCCTTCTGAcacagacaaataataaagtaaTTGCTTATGAACCACAAGACATTCTAAGGTCCAATCTTGAGAAATCCCTGCTTCCTCGGTATCCTTCTAGTTTACAGATTTATGATTATGATCTTGAAAAATTTTATGCACATTATATTATTGATAGAAAAGAACCTGAGAAAAGTATATTAGAAAAGTTTTTGAAACCAATGCCTATTAAAGGAGATGGAAAGGATTCACCTGTCAAAATTACAGGAATAATTCATGATATAAAGTTCTTTTTTAGATTAATACTAAGCTTTGCTTTCCAGTGTTGCTTTTATGAAGAAATTTTTCCGGATCTGTATTTATTCATACCAAAGGGAATATACAATAGAATTGCATTTGACTCGGAAAATTTTATATTCAGAAATATAAGTGTTCCATTTCAGTTTTATTTCCATTTAGAATGTCTTGAAGTGGTATCCAGGGAAGGATTTTACCCACCTTACACTCAACATTCAAAAGGGAAATTTGCTAGGGAGAAGCATATGCATTTGGTCAAGATATCACCAAATGAAGATATATTCAAAGAG GTGCCAAAGAAGGAGTTGATAAGTTTTCATTACTTCATGAATACAGTGTCTCGCatcaagagaacagaaactcTTATTATGTGTTTGGAGAAATGGATACCTGATTGTGGACCACAGCTTATCAAG AATGGTCTGCATGTGTTTTCACACCCCAGGGACTTGACAAAAGAGCAGCTTTTACTAGCATACAGTATCTTCATCAGTCTGCCATCATTTGAAGAATCTGTATTCCATTACCAGTGGAGACAGTATGCTGCAAGATATGGGGAGAAAGATGAGGAAGTGCCACAGTTAAATTTGACTGAAGGAGTTAGTGTAATGGAAGATCAGGAATTATTGTAG
- the mtTFB2 gene encoding dimethyladenosine transferase 2, mitochondrial isoform X2, translating into MLALRRLPQKCSSICPVPYLRHGGFRPLSPFGGKEQGTEASTAIEEPSSVDPVIRESKRKIHVRKEKSESIVSQTVLPPKLVTCEGDWSVNDNRKAKDTRVLIKDLKRNLRRNKSGSRWYLLDQDIAKKFVTHLNKGLKESDIIVESSPGPGVLTEILLTQTNNKVIAYEPQDILRSNLEKSLLPRYPSSLQIYDYDLEKFYAHYIIDRKEPEKSILEKFLKPMPIKGDGKDSPVKITGIIHDIKFFFRLILSFAFQCCFYEEIFPDLYLFIPKGIYNRIAFDSENFIFRNISVPFQFYFHLECLEVVSREGFYPPYTQHSKGKFAREKHMHLVKISPNEDIFKEVPKKELISFHYFMNTVSRIKRTETLIMCLEKWIPDCGPQLIKNGLHVFSHPRDLTKEQLLLAYSIFISLPSFEESVFHYQWRQYAARYGEKDEEVPQLNLTEGVSVMEDQELL; encoded by the exons ATGTTAGCACTTAGAAGATTGCCACAGAAGTGCTCTTCAATATGTCCTGTACCCTACCTCCGTCATGGGGGGTTTAGGCCATTGTCACCTTTTGGGGGAAAAGAACAGGGAACTGAGGCAAGCACTGCCATAGAAGAGCCGTCTTCTGTTGATCCAGTAATTCgtgaaagtaaaagaaagattCATGTCAGAAAAGAGAAGTCTGAAAGTATTGTTAGCCAAACAGTCTTGCCCCCCAAATTGGTCACATGCGAAGGTGATTGGAGTGTAAATGACAACAGAAAAGCTAAGGACACAAGAGTCCTTATCAAAGATCTCAAGAGGAATCTAAGACGGAATAAAAGTGGGAGTCGATGGTACCTCTTGGATCAAGATATTGCAAAAAAGTTTGTAACACATCTAAATAAAGGCCTGAAGGAAAGTGATATTATTGTGGAATCTTCCCCTGGCCCTGGTGTGCTTACAGAGATCCTTCTGAcacagacaaataataaagtaaTTGCTTATGAACCACAAGACATTCTAAGGTCCAATCTTGAGAAATCCCTGCTTCCTCGGTATCCTTCTAGTTTACAGATTTATGATTATGATCTTGAAAAATTTTATGCACATTATATTATTGATAGAAAAGAACCTGAGAAAAGTATATTAGAAAAGTTTTTGAAACCAATGCCTATTAAAGGAGATGGAAAGGATTCACCTGTCAAAATTACAGGAATAATTCATGATATAAAGTTCTTTTTTAGATTAATACTAAGCTTTGCTTTCCAGTGTTGCTTTTATGAAGAAATTTTTCCGGATCTGTATTTATTCATACCAAAGGGAATATACAATAGAATTGCATTTGACTCGGAAAATTTTATATTCAGAAATATAAGTGTTCCATTTCAGTTTTATTTCCATTTAGAATGTCTTGAAGTGGTATCCAGGGAAGGATTTTACCCACCTTACACTCAACATTCAAAAGGGAAATTTGCTAGGGAGAAGCATATGCATTTGGTCAAGATATCACCAAATGAAGATATATTCAAAGAG GTGCCAAAGAAGGAGTTGATAAGTTTTCATTACTTCATGAATACAGTGTCTCGCatcaagagaacagaaactcTTATTATGTGTTTGGAGAAATGGATACCTGATTGTGGACCACAGCTTATCAAG AATGGTCTGCATGTGTTTTCACACCCCAGGGACTTGACAAAAGAGCAGCTTTTACTAGCATACAGTATCTTCATCAGTCTGCCATCATTTGAAGAATCTGTATTCCATTACCAGTGGAGACAGTATGCTGCAAGATATGGGGAGAAAGATGAGGAAGTGCCACAGTTAAATTTGACTGAAGGAGTTAGTGTAATGGAAGATCAGGAATTATTGTAG